A region of Plantactinospora sp. BC1 DNA encodes the following proteins:
- a CDS encoding LuxR C-terminal-related transcriptional regulator — protein sequence MRQASVGDLPDQFRPADLPGDGSAGDPAPDVVAVGSALLATPGLVVLHSGPGGGRSTALHRLGAAFRGPVFAGGGLASLPGEPAFALTRAVRVRLPGHDPALLAEAVRSRVRAGLLLLDDLQWVDPATLAALVPLARHCRVAVALRTPHRLPPPAVAALRSVAAGWLAVPPLTVDAATALAGRIAPGLGPSTVADVVRQAGGTPLAVVTLARQAAARRATGTHRPDTPGQRRPEPVPADRDADQVGYAVAAALADLTRPARTTLAALGLLGRPAPAGLLGAGVDELDAAGLVTVERDAVAPVSPYVAEVAAGLLDETGRRALHRRLADLVPPVEAVRHLAAAGDGAAAYRRALAVAATTDTAGTRAELLLLACALPGVEPDPAVRVDAARAALACGRPRAAARALTTGTPLGVDPDLLRAEALVQLGDLTGARSAVARIPDSATPEQLAARDRIVLLAQLGADPAEATRSAARITAVHGPEPAHPGLRAALAAVRAANRAPGWESALASAAAEAGAAGDPLSARWSAWLLVETLLADGRLAEAGQAAEAAEDACAADLAYSWQTRFLAARLWCAALRGGPPALDPHGTLDRDGALDPDGARDSGNVLGPDGALGPTGALGPGAALDAGNAVNPTGALGSDRALDADEALRRAGDLTDRTLPAPARGYAVAAASLIEADGGLLGPARSRLATTTGGSAGTDALLDWVGREAAWLDGQPDRAAGRSSGGPPLIDGLRQITARWAAYDGAEAESASVLPDGAVTAVPPEPVPVWQTLAAWDTPGGDPAGFTRAANGWRDVAVREEVRCLLAAGLHEPDPSRSVPLLLTAEERAERAGLVVLLGRIRRALRRHAVRREVRGARADGDLTDREREVLRLVAAGEPTRRIAGQLGISAETVETHVRSGMRKLGARTRTEAAALALEAL from the coding sequence GTGCGGCAAGCGTCGGTCGGTGACCTGCCCGACCAGTTCCGCCCCGCCGACCTGCCCGGCGACGGGTCCGCCGGCGATCCGGCACCGGACGTCGTCGCGGTCGGCTCCGCCCTGCTCGCCACCCCCGGCCTGGTGGTGCTGCACAGTGGACCCGGCGGCGGGCGCAGCACCGCGCTGCACCGGCTCGGCGCCGCGTTCCGGGGACCCGTCTTCGCCGGTGGCGGCCTGGCCAGCCTGCCCGGCGAACCGGCGTTCGCGCTGACCCGCGCCGTCCGGGTCCGGCTGCCCGGGCACGATCCCGCACTGCTCGCCGAGGCGGTCCGATCCCGGGTACGCGCCGGCCTGCTGCTCCTCGACGACCTCCAGTGGGTCGATCCGGCCACCCTCGCCGCCCTGGTACCGCTGGCCAGGCACTGCCGGGTCGCGGTCGCGCTGCGTACCCCGCACCGGCTGCCGCCGCCCGCGGTGGCGGCGTTGCGGTCCGTCGCGGCCGGCTGGCTCGCGGTGCCGCCGCTGACCGTGGACGCGGCGACCGCGCTGGCCGGACGGATCGCCCCCGGGCTCGGCCCGTCGACCGTCGCCGACGTGGTCCGGCAGGCCGGCGGCACACCGCTGGCGGTGGTGACCCTGGCCCGCCAGGCGGCCGCCCGACGGGCGACCGGAACACACCGACCCGACACCCCCGGGCAGCGGCGTCCGGAGCCGGTGCCGGCGGACCGCGACGCCGACCAGGTCGGCTACGCGGTGGCGGCGGCGCTGGCCGACCTGACCCGGCCGGCCCGCACCACGCTGGCCGCACTCGGGCTGCTCGGCCGGCCGGCACCGGCGGGCCTGCTCGGCGCCGGGGTCGACGAACTGGACGCCGCCGGCCTGGTCACCGTCGAGCGGGACGCGGTCGCCCCGGTGTCGCCGTACGTCGCCGAGGTCGCCGCCGGGCTGCTCGACGAGACCGGCCGGCGGGCGCTGCACCGGCGCCTCGCCGACCTCGTACCGCCGGTCGAGGCGGTCCGGCACCTGGCGGCGGCCGGTGACGGCGCAGCGGCGTACCGCCGGGCACTGGCCGTCGCCGCCACCACCGACACCGCCGGTACCCGCGCCGAACTGCTGCTGCTGGCCTGCGCGCTGCCCGGCGTCGAGCCGGACCCGGCGGTACGGGTCGACGCCGCCCGGGCCGCGCTCGCCTGCGGCCGCCCCCGGGCGGCGGCCCGGGCGCTGACCACCGGCACCCCGCTCGGGGTCGACCCGGACCTGTTGCGGGCGGAGGCGCTGGTCCAGCTCGGCGACCTGACCGGCGCCCGGTCGGCGGTGGCCCGGATACCGGACTCGGCCACGCCGGAGCAGCTCGCCGCCCGGGACCGGATCGTGCTCCTCGCCCAACTCGGCGCCGACCCGGCCGAGGCGACCCGGTCGGCGGCCCGGATCACCGCCGTGCACGGCCCGGAGCCGGCGCACCCGGGCCTGCGGGCCGCGCTGGCGGCGGTACGCGCCGCGAACCGTGCCCCGGGCTGGGAGTCGGCGCTCGCCTCGGCCGCCGCCGAGGCGGGTGCGGCCGGTGATCCGCTCTCCGCCCGCTGGAGTGCCTGGCTGCTGGTCGAGACGCTGCTCGCCGACGGCCGGCTCGCCGAGGCGGGACAGGCCGCCGAGGCGGCCGAAGACGCCTGCGCGGCCGACCTCGCCTACAGCTGGCAGACCCGTTTCCTGGCCGCCCGGCTCTGGTGCGCGGCGCTACGCGGCGGGCCACCCGCCCTCGACCCCCACGGCACCCTCGACCGCGACGGCGCCCTCGACCCGGATGGTGCTCGCGACTCCGGCAACGTCCTGGGCCCGGACGGCGCCCTCGGCCCGACTGGCGCTCTCGGCCCGGGCGCGGCGCTCGACGCCGGCAACGCCGTCAACCCGACCGGCGCCCTCGGCTCGGACAGGGCGCTCGACGCCGACGAGGCGCTGCGGCGGGCCGGTGACCTGACCGACCGGACCCTGCCCGCCCCGGCCCGGGGCTACGCGGTGGCCGCCGCCAGCCTGATCGAGGCCGACGGTGGGCTGCTCGGCCCGGCCCGGTCCCGGCTGGCCACCACCACCGGCGGCTCCGCCGGCACCGACGCGCTGCTCGACTGGGTCGGCCGGGAGGCGGCCTGGCTCGACGGCCAGCCGGACCGGGCCGCCGGGCGGTCCTCCGGCGGCCCGCCGCTGATCGACGGGCTGCGGCAGATCACCGCACGCTGGGCGGCCTACGACGGCGCGGAGGCAGAATCCGCTTCGGTTCTGCCCGACGGTGCGGTGACGGCGGTGCCGCCCGAGCCGGTGCCGGTGTGGCAGACACTCGCTGCCTGGGACACCCCGGGCGGTGACCCGGCCGGCTTCACCCGGGCCGCGAACGGCTGGCGGGACGTGGCGGTCCGCGAGGAGGTGCGCTGCCTGCTCGCCGCCGGCCTGCACGAGCCGGACCCGTCCCGGAGCGTCCCGCTGCTGCTGACCGCCGAGGAGCGCGCCGAACGGGCCGGACTGGTCGTGCTGCTCGGCCGGATCCGCCGGGCGCTGCGCCGGCACGCCGTACGGCGGGAGGTCCGGGGCGCCCGGGCGGACGGCGACCTCACCGACCGGGAGCGGGAGGTACTCCGGCTGGTGGCGGCCGGTGAACCGACCCGACGCATCGCCGGCCAACTGGGTATATCCGCTGAGACGGTGGAGACCCACGTCCGGTCCGGGATGCGCAAGCTGGGCGCCCGTACCCGTACCGAGGCCGCGGCCCTCGCCTTGGAGGCGCTGTGA
- a CDS encoding LuxR family transcriptional regulator produces MTDPPRYVVPSATDATTVLRRLARDGWSTREGFAVAEPGWDLAAARLVLFGRVPDAETVRLAVLAAARGAGVVAIVDPAGEVGRALVDDLSRLGPVHRDPDEAPESDTESVLSRLIPEQRALLERLADGETIAAAAAAEFLSLRTANRRIAQAREALGVRTTREAVLAYLRQRRSG; encoded by the coding sequence ATGACCGATCCGCCGCGCTACGTCGTACCGTCGGCGACCGACGCGACCACGGTGCTGCGCCGACTGGCCCGGGACGGGTGGTCGACCCGGGAGGGGTTCGCGGTCGCCGAGCCCGGCTGGGACCTGGCCGCCGCCCGGCTGGTGCTCTTCGGCCGGGTACCGGATGCCGAGACGGTCCGGCTGGCGGTGCTGGCCGCCGCCCGTGGTGCCGGTGTGGTGGCCATCGTGGACCCGGCCGGTGAGGTCGGCCGGGCACTCGTCGACGACCTGAGCCGGCTCGGCCCGGTGCACCGGGATCCGGACGAGGCGCCGGAGTCCGACACCGAGTCGGTGCTGAGCCGGCTGATTCCCGAGCAGCGGGCACTGCTGGAGCGGCTCGCCGACGGCGAGACGATCGCCGCCGCCGCGGCGGCGGAGTTCCTGTCGCTGCGCACCGCCAACCGGCGGATCGCGCAGGCCCGTGAGGCGCTCGGGGTGCGCACCACCCGGGAGGCGGTCCTCGCCTACCTGCGGCAGCGCCGCTCCGGCTGA
- the cpt gene encoding chloramphenicol phosphotransferase CPT, translating into MTTQVIVLNGGSSSGKSAIARCLKHILPRPWISFGVDDLIDRLPPAMLNSPSGLTFGPEGEVIVGEDFDELQHAWLVGIAAMARAGARIILDEVFLGGAASQERTRGYLTDLDVLWVGVRCAADVAAGREIARGDRVIGMAVSQAEIVHRGVRYDVEVDSGRTESLDCARTIASYVV; encoded by the coding sequence GTGACGACACAGGTCATCGTGCTCAACGGCGGCTCCAGCTCGGGGAAGTCGGCGATCGCCCGGTGCCTCAAGCACATACTGCCGCGCCCGTGGATCAGCTTCGGCGTGGACGACCTGATCGACCGGCTGCCACCGGCCATGCTGAACTCCCCCTCCGGGCTGACCTTCGGCCCCGAGGGCGAGGTCATCGTCGGCGAGGACTTCGACGAGTTGCAGCACGCCTGGCTGGTCGGCATCGCCGCGATGGCGCGCGCCGGAGCGCGGATCATCCTCGACGAGGTGTTCCTCGGCGGCGCCGCCTCCCAGGAGCGCACCCGTGGTTACCTGACGGACCTCGACGTGCTCTGGGTCGGGGTGCGCTGCGCGGCGGACGTGGCGGCGGGCCGGGAGATCGCACGCGGGGACCGCGTGATCGGGATGGCGGTGTCGCAGGCCGAGATCGTGCACCGGGGCGTCCGCTACGACGTCGAGGTCGACTCCGGCCGTACCGAGTCTCTCGACTGTGCGCGCACCATCGCCTCGTACGTGGTCTGA
- a CDS encoding 1-acyl-sn-glycerol-3-phosphate acyltransferase, with the protein METTTTAAPWRAPRFWLFLQVLARGVVGLLARLRVTGDVPEELRHGPLILAANHINPFDPVVLTAACRVRRIAPRIMATGGVFRAPIVGSAMRASGHIRVDRRTPTVGLALEHAAAAVTQGSVVLVYPEGRMGLDPGMWPERGKTGTARLAFASGATVVPVAQWGAHEVLPYAAPAGMLRAVGRAMLRRPVIRVHFGPPVDLTRIDPASPGAAARATEAIIEALTVALVPLRPDEPDLPRYVDPTRPTETRRQHRRSDPGAAPGN; encoded by the coding sequence ATGGAGACCACCACCACCGCCGCACCCTGGCGCGCCCCCCGCTTCTGGCTCTTCCTCCAGGTGCTCGCCCGGGGCGTCGTCGGGCTGCTCGCCCGGCTCCGGGTCACCGGCGACGTGCCGGAGGAGCTACGGCACGGGCCGCTGATCCTGGCCGCCAACCACATCAACCCGTTCGACCCGGTCGTGCTGACCGCCGCCTGCCGGGTACGCCGGATCGCGCCCCGGATCATGGCCACCGGCGGGGTGTTCCGGGCCCCGATCGTCGGCTCCGCGATGCGGGCCAGCGGACACATCCGGGTCGACCGGCGCACCCCGACCGTCGGGCTCGCCCTGGAACACGCGGCGGCCGCCGTCACCCAGGGCTCGGTGGTGCTGGTCTACCCGGAGGGGCGGATGGGACTCGACCCCGGCATGTGGCCCGAGCGGGGCAAGACCGGCACCGCCCGGCTCGCCTTCGCCAGCGGCGCCACCGTGGTACCGGTCGCCCAGTGGGGCGCGCACGAGGTACTGCCGTACGCCGCACCGGCCGGGATGCTCCGGGCGGTCGGCCGGGCGATGCTCCGCCGTCCGGTGATCCGGGTGCACTTCGGCCCACCCGTCGACCTGACCCGGATCGACCCGGCCAGCCCCGGCGCCGCCGCCCGGGCCACCGAGGCGATCATCGAGGCGCTCACCGTCGCGCTGGTCCCGCTGCGCCCCGACGAACCCGACCTGCCCCGCTACGTCGACCCGACCCGGCCGACCGAGACTCGCCGCCAGCATCGCCGCAGCGACCCCGGCGCCGCACCCGGCAACTGA
- a CDS encoding cytochrome ubiquinol oxidase subunit I: protein MDALDVARWQFGVTTVYHFLFVPLTIGLSVLVAILQTRWHRTGEPRYLRLTKFYGKLFLINFAMGVVTGIVQEFQFGMNWSDYSRFVGDVFGAPLAIEALLAFFLESTFLGLWIFGWDRLPRRIHLATIWAAAIGSTLSAYFILAANSWMQNPVGYRINPDTGRAELTDIVAVLTNKVTLVTFPHTLAGCFLVAGALMVSIALWHLRRPTGTTADENPAAGEDRAAFRFAARFGSWVTLVAAVAVVISGDLQGKIMTQVQPMKMAAAEALYTTEAPASFSVLTVGSLDGSRELFAIKIPYLLSVLGTGDPNGQVMGINDLQAQYVAQYGPGSYTPIIPVTYWSFRFMIGFGLAAAAIALWVLWAQRRGRTPNSRWLVRAGLVMPVLPLAANCFGWIFTEMGRQPWVVFGEMLTRDGVSRSVSLAEVLTSFTAFTLVYATLAIVEVKLLIRYARAGLPDTAPPAEPEPDADDEDRPLAFAY from the coding sequence GTGGACGCGCTCGACGTCGCCCGGTGGCAGTTCGGTGTCACCACCGTCTACCACTTCCTCTTCGTACCGCTGACCATCGGGCTGTCGGTGCTCGTGGCGATCCTGCAAACCCGCTGGCACCGCACCGGGGAGCCGCGCTACCTGCGACTGACCAAGTTCTACGGCAAGCTCTTCCTGATCAACTTCGCGATGGGCGTGGTCACCGGCATCGTGCAGGAGTTCCAGTTCGGGATGAACTGGAGCGACTACTCCCGCTTCGTCGGCGACGTCTTCGGCGCCCCGCTGGCGATCGAGGCACTGCTCGCCTTCTTCCTCGAATCCACCTTCCTCGGCCTGTGGATCTTCGGCTGGGACCGGCTGCCCCGCCGGATCCACCTCGCCACCATCTGGGCCGCCGCGATCGGCTCGACGCTGAGCGCGTACTTCATCCTGGCCGCGAACTCGTGGATGCAGAACCCGGTCGGCTACCGGATCAACCCCGACACCGGCCGCGCCGAACTCACCGACATCGTCGCCGTACTCACCAACAAGGTCACCCTGGTCACCTTCCCGCACACCCTCGCCGGCTGCTTCCTGGTCGCCGGGGCGCTGATGGTCTCGATCGCCCTCTGGCACCTGCGCCGCCCGACCGGCACGACCGCCGACGAGAACCCGGCAGCGGGGGAGGACCGGGCCGCGTTCCGGTTCGCCGCCCGGTTCGGCTCCTGGGTCACCCTCGTCGCCGCCGTCGCCGTCGTGATCAGCGGCGACCTGCAAGGCAAGATCATGACGCAGGTACAGCCGATGAAGATGGCCGCCGCCGAGGCGCTCTACACCACCGAGGCGCCCGCCTCGTTCTCCGTACTCACCGTCGGCAGCCTGGACGGCAGCCGGGAACTCTTCGCGATCAAGATCCCGTACCTGCTCTCGGTGCTCGGCACCGGCGACCCGAACGGCCAGGTCATGGGCATCAACGACCTCCAGGCCCAGTACGTCGCCCAGTACGGCCCCGGCAGCTACACCCCGATCATCCCGGTCACCTACTGGAGCTTCCGATTCATGATCGGCTTCGGGCTGGCCGCCGCCGCGATCGCACTCTGGGTGCTCTGGGCGCAGCGCCGCGGCCGTACCCCGAACTCCCGCTGGCTGGTCCGGGCCGGCCTGGTCATGCCGGTCCTGCCGCTCGCCGCGAACTGCTTCGGCTGGATCTTCACCGAGATGGGCCGGCAGCCGTGGGTCGTCTTCGGCGAGATGCTCACCCGCGACGGCGTCTCCCGCAGCGTCTCCCTGGCCGAGGTACTCACCTCGTTCACCGCCTTCACCCTGGTCTACGCCACCCTCGCGATCGTCGAGGTCAAGCTGCTGATCCGGTACGCCCGGGCCGGCCTGCCGGACACCGCACCACCGGCCGAACCCGAACCCGACGCCGACGACGAGGACCGCCCGCTCGCCTTCGCCTACTGA
- the cydB gene encoding cytochrome d ubiquinol oxidase subunit II yields the protein MDLPTFWFLLITVLFVGYFILEGFDFGVGILLPVLGRDDRERRVLINTIGPVWDGNEVWLITAAGALFAAFPGWYASLFSGLYLPLLLVLLALIFRGVAFEYRHKRPEAGWKARWDLAIFLGSLIPAAIWGVVLGNLLRGVPLDARHDYTGGLLDLLNPYALLGGATTTGLFVTHGAVFLALKTSGEIRTRAGRLAARAAATTAALTAAFLAVGLTIRHTPAAVGLAVAAALALAGTLAATRVRREGWAFVGTAAAIGLTVATLFAALFPNVLPSTTDPAGTLTIDNAASSPYTLKVMTWVAAFFTPVVLAYQGWTYWVFRKRIGVANIPR from the coding sequence ATGGACCTGCCCACCTTCTGGTTCCTGCTCATCACCGTGCTGTTCGTCGGCTACTTCATCCTGGAGGGCTTCGACTTCGGCGTCGGCATCCTGCTGCCCGTCCTCGGTCGCGACGACCGGGAACGCCGGGTGCTGATCAACACCATCGGGCCGGTCTGGGACGGCAACGAGGTCTGGCTGATCACCGCCGCCGGAGCCCTCTTCGCCGCCTTCCCCGGCTGGTACGCCAGCCTCTTCTCCGGCCTCTACCTGCCGCTGCTGCTCGTCCTGCTCGCCCTGATCTTCCGGGGCGTCGCCTTCGAGTACCGGCACAAGCGCCCCGAGGCCGGCTGGAAGGCCCGCTGGGATCTCGCCATCTTCCTCGGCTCCCTGATCCCCGCCGCGATCTGGGGAGTCGTCCTCGGCAACCTGCTGCGCGGCGTACCACTCGACGCGCGACACGACTACACCGGCGGACTGCTCGACCTGCTCAACCCGTACGCCCTGCTCGGCGGGGCGACCACGACGGGGCTCTTCGTCACGCACGGCGCCGTCTTCCTCGCGCTGAAGACCAGCGGCGAGATCCGCACCCGGGCCGGCCGGCTCGCCGCCCGGGCCGCCGCCACGACCGCCGCCCTCACCGCCGCGTTCCTGGCCGTCGGCCTGACCATCCGGCACACCCCGGCCGCCGTCGGCCTCGCCGTGGCCGCCGCGCTCGCCCTGGCCGGCACCCTGGCCGCGACCCGGGTACGCCGGGAGGGCTGGGCCTTCGTCGGCACCGCCGCCGCGATCGGGCTGACCGTCGCCACCCTCTTCGCGGCACTCTTCCCGAACGTGCTGCCCTCCACCACCGACCCGGCCGGCACCCTCACCATCGACAACGCCGCCTCCAGCCCCTACACCCTGAAGGTGATGACCTGGGTGGCCGCCTTCTTCACCCCCGTCGTCCTCGCCTACCAGGGCTGGACCTACTGGGTGTTCCGCAAGCGGATCGGAGTCGCCAACATCCCACGCTGA
- a CDS encoding siderophore-interacting protein — MGQLPIRYIRVADTARITPRMARITFTGDDLADLHLAGPDQQVKLYFPRPGQRRPRLPDPDPDLWRWYAGFADIPAPERPWTRSYTIRAHHPHGNLIDIDFTLHEHAGPATRWAACATPGDTLGMFGPSPVFARPLPIGSTDWMLLACDESALPALGTIVEALPAGTRAHAFVEIPDRAEEQHLDTPADLTLHWLHRDDPPSAHGSRLLDAVRAATFPAGSVLAWLAGEAGTVRALRRHLVDDRGLPKRSIDFTGYWRRNLTQDDDPTEEDLAEARERLADTETDAATTATDAATATVTG, encoded by the coding sequence ATGGGACAGCTCCCGATCCGGTACATCCGGGTCGCCGACACCGCCCGGATCACGCCACGGATGGCCCGGATCACCTTCACCGGCGACGACCTCGCCGACCTCCACCTCGCCGGCCCCGACCAGCAGGTGAAGCTCTACTTCCCCAGACCCGGACAGCGCCGCCCCCGGCTGCCGGACCCCGACCCCGACCTCTGGCGCTGGTACGCCGGCTTCGCCGACATCCCCGCACCCGAGCGCCCCTGGACCCGCAGCTACACCATCCGGGCCCACCACCCGCACGGCAACCTCATCGACATCGACTTCACCCTGCACGAGCACGCCGGACCCGCCACCCGATGGGCCGCCTGCGCCACCCCCGGCGACACCCTCGGCATGTTCGGCCCGTCCCCGGTCTTCGCCCGCCCCCTCCCGATCGGCAGCACCGACTGGATGCTGCTCGCCTGCGACGAGTCGGCGCTCCCGGCGCTCGGCACCATCGTCGAGGCACTCCCCGCCGGCACCCGCGCACACGCCTTCGTCGAGATCCCCGACCGGGCCGAGGAGCAGCACCTCGACACCCCGGCCGACCTCACCCTGCACTGGCTGCACCGCGACGACCCGCCCAGCGCACACGGCAGCCGCCTGCTCGACGCCGTACGCGCGGCGACCTTCCCGGCCGGTTCCGTGCTCGCCTGGCTGGCCGGCGAAGCCGGCACCGTACGCGCCCTGCGCCGACACCTCGTCGACGACCGGGGCCTGCCGAAACGGTCGATCGACTTCACCGGCTACTGGCGACGGAACCTGACCCAGGACGACGACCCGACCGAGGAGGACCTCGCCGAGGCACGCGAACGCCTCGCCGACACCGAGACCGACGCCGCCACCACCGCTACCGACGCCGCTACCGCCACCGTGACCGGCTGA
- a CDS encoding VOC family protein, with protein sequence MKAHVSSILLAVRDMERSKRFYTEGLGWKIEQDYGVSVFFAPDGGSPVGFYGRDGLAEQVGTSPEGSGFSGLVLTYVVRTETRIDEIMAEAEKAGATILKPAGPLPWGGYGGSFADPDGYVWSLGYSALGENQPYAE encoded by the coding sequence ATGAAAGCGCATGTGAGCTCGATCCTGCTCGCCGTCCGGGACATGGAGCGGTCCAAGCGCTTCTACACGGAAGGTCTCGGCTGGAAGATCGAGCAGGACTACGGCGTCTCGGTCTTCTTCGCCCCGGACGGCGGCTCGCCCGTCGGCTTCTACGGCCGCGACGGCCTGGCCGAGCAGGTGGGGACCAGCCCGGAGGGCAGCGGCTTCAGCGGACTGGTTCTCACCTACGTGGTCCGTACCGAGACCCGGATCGACGAGATCATGGCGGAGGCGGAGAAGGCCGGCGCCACCATCCTCAAGCCCGCCGGCCCGCTGCCGTGGGGCGGATACGGCGGCTCCTTCGCCGACCCGGACGGCTACGTCTGGAGCCTCGGGTACAGCGCGCTGGGGGAGAACCAGCCCTACGCGGAGTAG
- a CDS encoding glycine hydroxymethyltransferase — protein sequence MANQVFPVGTSSTESVAFRAALDVVRAVEPRVADAIGAELADQRESLKLIASENYASPAVLLAMGNWFSDKYAEGMVGRRFYAGCRNVDTVESVAAEHARELFGAAHAYVQPHSGIDANLVAFWAVLADRVESPALRRAGVRHVNELSEADWAVLRRELGDQRMLGMSLDAGGHLTHGFRPNISGKMFDQRSYGTDPETGLLDYDEVRRIAREFRPLILMAGYSAYPRRVNFRLMREIADEVGATLLVDMAHFAGLVAGKVLVGDFDPVPYAHLVTTTTHKSLRGPRGGMVLCGPELADQVDRGCPLVLGGPLPHVIAGKAVALAEARRPEFAAYAGRVVQNAVALAEGLLRRGARLVTGGTDNHLLLVDVSGYGLTGRQAEAALLDAGIVTNRNSVPRDPNGAWYTSGVRLGTPALTTRGLGVAEMDEVAGLLHTVLSATRPGVGPDGAPSKARYVLDGAVARRVAGQAADLLADYPLYPLVDLG from the coding sequence ATGGCCAATCAGGTCTTTCCGGTCGGCACGAGTTCCACCGAGTCCGTCGCGTTTCGCGCGGCGTTGGACGTGGTGCGTGCGGTCGAGCCCCGCGTCGCGGACGCGATCGGTGCGGAACTGGCCGACCAGCGTGAGTCGTTGAAGTTGATCGCTTCGGAGAACTACGCGTCCCCGGCGGTGCTGCTGGCGATGGGTAACTGGTTCAGCGACAAGTACGCGGAGGGCATGGTCGGCCGCCGCTTCTACGCCGGTTGCCGCAACGTCGACACGGTGGAGTCGGTGGCGGCGGAGCATGCCCGGGAGTTGTTCGGGGCCGCGCACGCCTATGTGCAGCCGCATTCGGGGATCGACGCGAACCTGGTGGCGTTCTGGGCGGTGCTGGCGGACCGGGTGGAGTCGCCGGCGTTGCGCCGGGCCGGCGTGCGGCACGTGAACGAGCTGTCCGAGGCGGACTGGGCGGTGTTGCGCCGCGAGTTGGGTGACCAGCGGATGTTGGGCATGTCGTTGGACGCGGGCGGGCACCTGACCCACGGTTTCCGGCCGAACATCTCCGGCAAGATGTTCGACCAGCGTAGTTACGGTACCGATCCGGAGACGGGGTTGCTGGACTACGACGAGGTGCGCCGGATCGCCCGGGAGTTCCGGCCGCTGATCCTGATGGCCGGCTATTCGGCGTATCCGCGGCGGGTGAACTTCCGGCTGATGCGGGAGATCGCCGACGAGGTCGGTGCGACGCTGCTGGTCGACATGGCGCACTTCGCCGGGCTGGTCGCCGGGAAGGTGTTGGTCGGTGACTTCGATCCGGTGCCGTACGCGCATCTGGTGACGACGACGACGCACAAGTCGTTGCGGGGTCCGCGCGGCGGCATGGTGTTGTGTGGTCCGGAGTTGGCCGACCAGGTGGACCGGGGTTGTCCGTTGGTGCTCGGCGGTCCGTTGCCGCATGTGATCGCCGGTAAGGCGGTCGCGTTGGCGGAGGCGCGGCGGCCGGAGTTCGCGGCGTACGCGGGCCGGGTGGTGCAGAACGCGGTCGCGTTGGCGGAGGGGCTGTTGCGTCGGGGGGCGCGGCTGGTAACCGGGGGTACGGACAACCATCTGCTGCTGGTGGACGTGTCGGGGTACGGGCTGACGGGGCGGCAGGCGGAGGCGGCGCTGTTGGACGCCGGCATCGTGACGAACCGGAACTCGGTGCCCCGGGATCCGAACGGTGCCTGGTACACCTCGGGTGTCCGGCTCGGCACGCCCGCGTTGACGACCCGAGGGCTCGGGGTGGCGGAGATGGACGAGGTGGCGGGGCTGCTGCACACGGTGTTGTCGGCGACCCGGCCGGGGGTCGGGCCGGACGGTGCCCCGTCCAAGGCGCGGTACGTGCTGGACGGGGCGGTGGCGCGGCGGGTGGCCGGGCAGGCCGCCGATCTGCTGGCGGACTATCCGCTGTATCCGCTGGTCGACCTGGGCTGA
- a CDS encoding SDR family oxidoreductase, which yields MTPLTVVTGGGRGIGAATVRQLAAAGHDVVFCYRRDADAADAVLRDVTAAGRRGLAVRADTTDPDQVVRLFDEAAKLGEPTGLVNNAGVTSPIGPFEELTVTDLRRVVDVNLIGYILCAQQAARRFPSGAAIVNVSSAAATLGSPGEYVHYAAVKAATDTLTVGLAKELAPRGIRVNAVSPGTIDTEIHIISGVPDRAQRVAGRIPLGRAGRADEVAAAIVWLLGDGASYTTGAVLRVAGGM from the coding sequence ATGACTCCGCTGACGGTGGTGACCGGCGGCGGCCGCGGAATCGGCGCCGCGACCGTACGACAACTCGCCGCCGCCGGACACGACGTCGTCTTCTGCTACCGGCGCGACGCCGACGCCGCCGACGCCGTACTCCGCGACGTCACCGCCGCCGGACGCCGGGGCCTGGCCGTCCGCGCCGACACCACCGACCCCGACCAGGTGGTACGACTCTTCGACGAGGCCGCGAAACTCGGCGAACCCACCGGCCTGGTCAACAACGCCGGCGTGACCAGCCCGATCGGCCCGTTCGAAGAACTGACCGTCACCGACCTGCGCCGCGTCGTCGACGTCAACCTCATCGGCTACATCCTCTGCGCCCAGCAGGCCGCCCGCCGGTTCCCGTCCGGCGCGGCGATCGTCAACGTCTCCTCGGCCGCCGCCACCCTCGGCAGCCCCGGCGAATACGTGCACTACGCCGCCGTCAAGGCCGCCACCGACACCCTCACCGTCGGACTCGCCAAGGAACTCGCCCCCCGGGGAATCCGGGTCAACGCCGTCTCACCCGGCACCATCGACACCGAGATCCACATCATCTCCGGGGTACCCGACCGGGCCCAGCGGGTCGCCGGCCGGATACCACTCGGCCGCGCCGGCCGGGCCGACGAGGTCGCCGCCGCGATCGTCTGGCTGCTCGGCGACGGCGCCTCCTACACCACCGGCGCGGTACTCCGGGTCGCCGGCGGCATGTGA